A genomic segment from Paramixta manurensis encodes:
- a CDS encoding polysaccharide pyruvyl transferase family protein: MSILKDKLSVIDRVVPHGSKVVYLDIPLHLNVGDLLIYKGTEQFFKERNYQVLARRTDKSSLKYVEETKSLPEDVIILLHGGGNFGDLYVPHQRLREAVVKKFPRHKIVFLPQTLHFNDHNEMLKSGNIMRSHKNLTIFCRDVRSQKILQEHFCDDVELCPDMAHSLWGVFPQQNRAEIKRDTLWMIRKDIEGGKVSAEIQLPSPDKYEDWEDICTDKDRKKLKLLERTERVNKALSSGLIGTSSSWGTYTDGLVARVNDYFMSFDTVVTSRMHGHILCCLLGVKTKLLDNSYGKNSGYYEAWTKDVPECELISL, encoded by the coding sequence ATGAGCATTCTTAAAGACAAGCTGTCTGTTATTGATCGTGTTGTACCTCATGGCAGCAAAGTGGTGTACCTGGATATACCGCTTCATCTTAACGTTGGTGATTTGCTGATTTATAAAGGAACCGAGCAGTTCTTTAAAGAACGTAATTATCAGGTACTGGCGCGTCGTACTGACAAGAGCAGCCTGAAATATGTTGAAGAGACGAAAAGCTTACCGGAAGACGTGATTATCCTGCTGCACGGCGGCGGTAATTTTGGCGACCTGTATGTGCCGCACCAACGCTTGCGTGAAGCGGTGGTGAAAAAATTTCCGCGCCACAAAATCGTCTTCCTGCCGCAGACACTGCATTTTAACGATCACAACGAAATGCTGAAGTCCGGCAATATTATGCGTAGCCACAAAAATTTAACGATTTTTTGCCGCGATGTACGTAGCCAGAAAATTTTGCAGGAACATTTTTGCGATGACGTAGAGCTTTGCCCGGATATGGCGCATTCACTGTGGGGCGTGTTCCCGCAGCAGAACCGCGCCGAGATCAAGCGGGATACGTTATGGATGATCAGGAAAGATATTGAGGGCGGCAAAGTTTCAGCCGAGATCCAATTGCCATCACCTGATAAATATGAAGACTGGGAAGATATCTGCACCGATAAGGATCGTAAGAAGCTGAAGTTGCTTGAGAGGACCGAGCGCGTGAACAAAGCGCTTTCCAGTGGCCTTATCGGTACCTCGTCTTCCTGGGGAACCTATACTGATGGCCTGGTCGCGCGGGTGAATGATTACTTTATGTCATTTGATACCGTAGTAACTTCGCGGATGCACGGGCATATCCTTTGTTGCTTACTGGGCGTTAAAACCAAATTGCTGGATAACTCCTACGGTAAGAACTCAGGCTATTATGAGGCATGGACTAAAGATGTTCCGGAGTGCGAGCTGATAAGTTTATGA
- a CDS encoding MOP flippase family protein, translated as MSLREKTVKGAKWSAISTAASIGINFLQITLLARMIEPHQFGLLTIAMVVILIADTLTDFGISNSIIQRKDLTEVELSTLYWLNISIGIVVFCGTFFLSHDIAALLKQPDLEPLIRTLAFAFLVIPHGQQFRALLQKELEFSKIGAIETTAIMLGFCVTMISAWFYPLAITAMWGYLVMSTVRTILLSWVGRKQYSPKFIFNLKSVRSNLRFGLFLTADALVNQLNSNIATAVLSRTLGAIVAGGYNLAFNVAVMPPTRLNPIITRVLFPAFSKIQDDQKKLGENFYKLLSLVGLLNFPALLGLMVVSQNFVLFMFGEKWRFITPILQILCVVGLLRSIGNPIGSLLMAKARVDISFKFNVFKLILFIPSIWIGGHMAGGVGAALGFLAVQVINTWLSYFILIKPVLGSSYSSYIYSIWMPLKLTIPTIVVAYAAGMIPGLHLPAAAMLFLQISAGIVAFAITMMISRDPLVLEIKQQLFKNPKLRKLLRA; from the coding sequence ATGAGCCTGAGAGAAAAGACGGTAAAAGGCGCAAAATGGTCGGCGATCTCTACCGCCGCCAGTATTGGGATTAACTTTTTACAGATTACATTACTGGCGCGCATGATCGAACCGCATCAGTTCGGCTTGCTGACCATAGCGATGGTGGTGATTCTTATCGCCGATACGTTGACCGATTTTGGTATCTCCAACTCGATTATTCAGCGAAAAGATTTAACCGAAGTTGAGCTCTCTACGCTCTATTGGCTCAATATTAGCATTGGTATTGTGGTGTTTTGCGGCACTTTCTTTTTAAGCCATGATATTGCTGCGTTACTTAAACAGCCAGACCTCGAACCACTGATTCGCACGCTGGCGTTTGCGTTTTTAGTTATTCCACACGGTCAGCAGTTCCGCGCCTTGCTGCAAAAAGAGCTCGAATTTTCCAAAATCGGCGCCATTGAAACCACGGCGATTATGCTCGGTTTCTGCGTCACGATGATTTCTGCGTGGTTCTACCCACTGGCGATTACTGCCATGTGGGGATATTTGGTGATGTCGACGGTCAGAACAATTTTGTTATCGTGGGTTGGGCGAAAACAGTATTCACCCAAATTTATTTTTAATCTTAAATCGGTACGTTCTAACCTGCGTTTTGGCCTGTTTCTGACGGCGGATGCGTTGGTTAACCAGCTCAATTCAAATATTGCTACCGCGGTGCTGTCGCGTACGCTCGGAGCGATTGTCGCCGGTGGTTATAACCTGGCGTTCAATGTGGCAGTGATGCCGCCAACGCGCCTTAACCCGATTATTACGCGTGTTCTGTTCCCGGCGTTCTCCAAAATCCAGGATGATCAGAAAAAGCTGGGAGAAAACTTCTATAAGCTGCTTTCGCTGGTCGGGCTGTTGAATTTCCCGGCATTACTGGGGCTGATGGTGGTTTCGCAAAACTTTGTGTTGTTTATGTTTGGCGAGAAATGGCGCTTCATCACACCGATTTTGCAAATCCTGTGTGTGGTAGGTTTACTGCGTTCAATCGGTAACCCGATCGGCTCCTTGCTGATGGCGAAAGCGCGCGTTGACATTAGCTTTAAATTCAATGTGTTTAAGCTGATTTTATTTATTCCGAGCATCTGGATTGGCGGCCATATGGCGGGCGGCGTTGGGGCCGCGCTTGGCTTCCTTGCGGTGCAGGTAATTAATACGTGGTTAAGCTACTTTATCCTGATCAAACCGGTGCTTGGCAGCAGCTACTCCAGCTACATTTACAGCATCTGGATGCCGTTAAAACTGACGATTCCCACCATTGTGGTGGCCTATGCCGCGGGCATGATTCCGGGGCTGCATCTGCCGGCAGCGGCAATGCTATTTCTACAGATTTCCGCTGGTATCGTGGCCTTTGCAATTACCATGATGATCAGTCGTGATCCTTTAGTTCTTGAGATAAAACAACAACTTTTCAAGAATCCAAAACTTCGTAAATTATTAAGAGCGTAA
- a CDS encoding beta-galactosidase, translating into MQFMPVRKSCALAVLLFASFHAAAQDVYFKDLFGTNYLPPGKDTAKELGISWVRENFSWAQVEKVKGTYNWAPIDKKVQQAHAQGVEVLPLLAYTPAWNRATPRTAGSAPKDYQAWVNFVQAAVARYSAAPYNLKYFQIWNEPTRKASYWLGSDQDFIDKIYLPAAKIIRQHHGKVVFGGWPASNSLNEFAKTIEYHNAIDYTDVLDFHYGSVHPYQWLYKRYVENNKVQGIWQTELGYTNKPESVALAYSFILDFALSHQWDDPMKYKAFWFPAWQGNKKPYRSMTISSTAASVALTDNGKQLKQLNSFYGDGPLKLASLTTAPPSNGDAYTKNFAINVGDKRQVITSTYKPAQKQSTYHYALKTLKPNPTATLWFADGSHQQVPVSMKDGAAQISVDSKLLVKGCQQCERSLFYIVLS; encoded by the coding sequence ATGCAGTTTATGCCTGTCCGAAAAAGTTGCGCTTTAGCTGTACTACTTTTTGCTTCATTCCATGCCGCCGCGCAGGATGTTTATTTTAAAGATCTATTTGGAACTAATTATCTCCCGCCGGGTAAAGATACGGCAAAAGAGTTGGGGATTAGCTGGGTCAGGGAGAATTTTAGCTGGGCGCAAGTGGAGAAGGTGAAAGGTACCTATAATTGGGCGCCGATTGATAAGAAAGTTCAACAGGCGCATGCACAGGGCGTGGAAGTCCTGCCATTGCTGGCTTATACCCCGGCGTGGAACCGTGCCACGCCGCGCACTGCCGGGTCAGCGCCGAAGGATTATCAGGCGTGGGTGAACTTTGTACAGGCGGCAGTGGCGCGTTACAGCGCCGCGCCGTATAACCTGAAATATTTCCAGATTTGGAACGAACCGACGCGCAAAGCCTCTTACTGGCTCGGCTCAGATCAGGATTTTATCGATAAAATCTATCTGCCGGCGGCGAAAATCATTCGTCAACACCATGGCAAGGTGGTATTCGGCGGCTGGCCAGCTTCTAACAGTTTGAATGAATTTGCCAAAACCATCGAGTATCACAATGCGATCGACTACACCGACGTGTTGGATTTTCATTACGGCAGCGTTCATCCCTATCAATGGTTGTATAAGCGTTACGTAGAGAACAACAAAGTGCAGGGTATTTGGCAGACTGAGTTGGGTTATACCAATAAACCTGAATCGGTCGCGTTAGCCTACTCCTTTATTTTGGACTTCGCGTTGAGCCATCAGTGGGATGATCCGATGAAGTATAAGGCGTTTTGGTTCCCGGCCTGGCAGGGGAATAAAAAACCTTATCGCTCCATGACCATCTCTTCCACCGCCGCTAGCGTTGCGTTGACCGATAACGGTAAGCAACTGAAACAATTGAACAGTTTCTATGGCGATGGGCCGTTGAAACTGGCCTCATTGACGACTGCTCCGCCGAGTAATGGTGATGCTTACACCAAAAACTTTGCGATTAATGTCGGCGATAAGCGTCAGGTGATCACCTCCACCTACAAGCCAGCGCAAAAACAGTCGACGTATCACTACGCGCTGAAAACTCTAAAACCTAATCCGACCGCCACGCTCTGGTTTGCCGATGGTTCTCATCAGCAGGTTCCGGTCAGCATGAAGGACGGCGCCGCGCAGATCAGTGTGGATAGCAAATTGTTGGTTAAAGGCTGTCAGCAGTGTGAACGTAGTCTGTTCTATATCGTATTGAGCTGA
- the wcaJ gene encoding undecaprenyl-phosphate glucose phosphotransferase, with protein sequence MSVLSRGRSPTNASLISITQRFSDILIMVVGIYLICLLHNQKFIYIHALLILGALVVFQMVGGITDFYRSWRGVKLSRELFLILQNWSLSLLLTVGTISLFRAVELPFRFYLSWYLLVSVGLVAARITIRFIAGMFRKRGYNIRYVAIAGNMPQGLALARSFIDQPWLGFKVAGIYGDAPDYDDTDIPYGGDFTSMLEDARSGRIDRVYLAMSMSEEQKIHELVDLLTDTTCAVMLIPDIFTFNILQSRSEEVNGVPMVSLIDTPLDGMNMVLKRLEDIILSTMILIFIAPVLITIACMVKMTSPGPVIFRQVRYGMDGKPIKVWKFRSMNVMENGDKVVQATRGDSRLTPIGGFLRRTSLDELPQFFNVLFGDMSIVGPRPHAVAHNEQYRNLIRGYMLRHKVKPGITGWAQVNGWRGETDTLDKMEKRIEYDLEYIRCWSIWLDLRIVFFTLFKGFVSKTAY encoded by the coding sequence ATGTCAGTACTAAGCCGGGGTAGGTCTCCGACCAACGCATCATTAATATCGATTACACAGCGTTTTTCCGATATTTTAATCATGGTTGTCGGCATCTATCTCATTTGTCTGCTGCATAATCAAAAATTCATTTATATCCATGCCTTGTTAATCCTTGGGGCATTGGTTGTTTTCCAAATGGTGGGCGGAATTACTGATTTTTACCGTTCTTGGCGCGGCGTAAAGCTTTCCAGAGAGTTATTTTTAATTCTGCAAAACTGGTCGCTTAGCTTACTTTTAACGGTCGGTACTATTTCGCTGTTCCGGGCGGTTGAATTACCGTTTCGTTTCTACCTGTCGTGGTATTTACTGGTTTCGGTCGGCTTAGTCGCCGCCCGCATCACCATTCGCTTTATTGCCGGTATGTTCCGCAAACGCGGTTATAACATTCGTTATGTCGCGATTGCCGGTAATATGCCGCAAGGCTTAGCGTTGGCGCGTTCGTTTATCGACCAACCGTGGTTAGGCTTCAAAGTCGCCGGTATCTATGGTGATGCGCCGGATTATGATGATACGGATATTCCGTATGGCGGTGATTTTACCAGCATGTTGGAAGATGCACGCTCAGGCCGTATTGACCGGGTCTATCTGGCCATGTCGATGAGTGAAGAGCAGAAAATCCATGAGTTGGTCGATCTCCTCACCGATACCACCTGCGCCGTGATGCTGATTCCGGATATTTTCACCTTCAACATCTTGCAGTCGCGCAGTGAAGAAGTGAATGGCGTGCCGATGGTGTCACTGATCGATACGCCGTTGGACGGCATGAATATGGTTCTCAAGCGCCTGGAAGATATTATCTTATCGACGATGATTCTGATCTTTATCGCGCCAGTGCTGATTACCATCGCCTGTATGGTGAAAATGACCTCGCCAGGGCCGGTTATTTTCCGCCAGGTACGGTATGGCATGGACGGTAAGCCGATCAAGGTGTGGAAATTCCGCTCAATGAACGTGATGGAAAATGGCGACAAGGTGGTGCAGGCAACGCGTGGCGACTCGCGCCTGACGCCAATCGGCGGCTTCCTGCGTCGTACTTCGCTCGATGAATTGCCACAGTTCTTCAATGTGCTGTTTGGCGATATGTCCATCGTCGGGCCGCGTCCTCATGCGGTGGCGCATAATGAGCAATACCGCAATCTAATTCGGGGTTACATGCTGCGCCATAAAGTGAAACCGGGCATTACCGGTTGGGCTCAGGTTAACGGCTGGCGTGGAGAAACCGATACCCTCGATAAAATGGAAAAACGCATCGAATACGATCTGGAATATATCCGCTGCTGGAGTATTTGGCTCGATTTGCGCATCGTTTTTTTCACGTTGTTCAAAGGGTTCGTCAGCAAAACGGCTTACTGA
- the cpsG gene encoding phosphomannomutase CpsG produces the protein MNNKLTCFKAYDIRGRLGEELNTDIAYRIGRAYGEYLQPKTVVVGGDVRLTSEELKLALANGLQDAGTDVIDIGLSGTEEIYFATFFLETDGGIEVTASHNPMDYNGMKLVREGARPISGDTGLKAIQQLAEANNFAPVVAEKRGTYRHHSVLNNYVDHLLGYITPSAIKPLRLVINSGNGAAGHVIDALEQRFAQLGVPLTLIKVHHQPDGNFPNGIPNPLLPECRADTAQAVIEHGADMGIAFDGDFDRCFLFDEHGQFIEGYYIVGLLAAAFLQKNAGSKIIHDPRLSWNTIDIVTREGGIPVMSKTGHAFIKERMRSEDAVYGGEMSAHHYFRDFAYCDSGMIPWLLVAELVSGKGKTLGQLVADRVAAFPASGEINSTIQDPKAAIERVWQRYRAQALTVDETDGISMEFDTWRFNLRSSNTEPVVRLNVEAKEDKTKVQEKTKEILELLRS, from the coding sequence ATGAACAATAAATTAACGTGTTTTAAAGCTTATGACATTCGCGGTCGGCTTGGTGAGGAACTGAATACCGATATTGCTTATCGCATCGGGCGTGCATACGGCGAGTATTTACAGCCCAAAACGGTGGTAGTAGGGGGCGATGTACGCTTGACCAGCGAAGAGCTGAAGTTAGCGTTAGCCAACGGTTTGCAGGATGCGGGTACCGATGTTATCGACATTGGGTTGAGCGGCACTGAAGAGATCTATTTCGCCACTTTCTTTTTGGAAACCGATGGCGGTATTGAAGTGACGGCTAGCCACAACCCAATGGATTACAACGGCATGAAACTGGTACGCGAAGGTGCGCGTCCGATCAGCGGCGATACCGGGTTGAAAGCCATCCAGCAACTGGCTGAAGCCAATAATTTCGCGCCAGTTGTTGCTGAAAAACGCGGTACCTATCGTCACCATTCGGTGCTGAATAATTATGTCGATCACTTACTCGGCTACATCACTCCCTCGGCCATCAAGCCGCTTCGTCTGGTGATTAACTCCGGAAACGGCGCCGCAGGACATGTGATCGATGCGCTGGAGCAGCGTTTTGCTCAGTTAGGCGTTCCACTGACTTTGATTAAAGTGCATCACCAGCCGGACGGAAATTTCCCGAATGGGATTCCCAATCCACTCCTGCCGGAGTGTCGTGCCGATACTGCGCAGGCGGTGATTGAGCATGGCGCGGATATGGGGATTGCCTTTGATGGCGACTTTGATCGTTGTTTCCTGTTTGACGAGCACGGCCAATTTATCGAGGGCTACTATATCGTCGGTTTGCTGGCGGCAGCCTTTTTACAGAAAAATGCCGGCAGCAAAATCATTCATGATCCGCGTTTAAGCTGGAACACGATTGATATTGTTACGCGTGAGGGCGGTATCCCGGTGATGTCAAAAACCGGTCATGCGTTTATTAAAGAAAGGATGCGTAGCGAAGACGCCGTGTATGGCGGCGAAATGAGTGCGCATCACTATTTCCGTGACTTCGCCTACTGTGACAGTGGGATGATTCCCTGGTTACTGGTCGCTGAATTGGTTTCTGGCAAAGGAAAAACGTTGGGGCAACTGGTGGCGGATCGCGTCGCGGCTTTCCCGGCGTCCGGAGAGATTAATAGCACCATTCAGGATCCTAAAGCGGCGATTGAACGCGTTTGGCAACGGTATCGCGCACAGGCGCTAACCGTTGATGAAACGGATGGCATTAGTATGGAGTTTGATACCTGGCGATTCAATTTGCGAAGTTCAAATACGGAACCTGTGGTACGCCTGAACGTTGAAGCCAAAGAAGACAAAACTAAAGTGCAGGAAAAAACGAAAGAGATACTCGAATTATTGAGATCGTGA
- a CDS encoding mannose-1-phosphate guanylyltransferase/mannose-6-phosphate isomerase, producing the protein MSKLHPVIMAGGNGSRLWPLSRVLYPKQFLALNGESTMLQETIERLNGLACDAPVVISNEAHRFVVAEQLNQINSLSNNIILEPVGRNTAPAIALAALVAKQKQEAQGSDDDPLLLVLAADHVIKDISAFQTAIKQAIPLAEKDYLVTFGIVPSYPETGYGYIKRAAAIEDEGYSQTNSDVREISWKVDGFVEKPDRETAEKYLNSGEYYWNSGMFLFKASRYLAELQTFRPDIYHACREAVEKIDPDLDFIRVNEAIFSRCPDESVDYAVMEKTRHAAVVPLDANWSDVGSWSSLWDISEKTAQGNVLHGDVISHDSNNSYVFAEQGLVSLVGVDDLVVVQTKDATLVARKDRVQDIKKVVEQIKRDGRKEHYIHREVYRPWGKYDSIDEGHRYQVKRITVKPGERLSLQMHNHRAEHWIVVAGTAKVTRGEETILLTENQSLYIPLGEKHSLENPGKIPLHLIEVRSGAYLEEDDIIRFEDKYGRI; encoded by the coding sequence ATGTCTAAACTTCATCCGGTTATTATGGCGGGCGGCAATGGTAGCCGCTTGTGGCCGCTGTCGCGCGTGCTGTATCCGAAGCAGTTTCTCGCGCTAAATGGCGAATCCACCATGCTACAGGAAACCATTGAGCGCCTTAACGGACTTGCCTGTGATGCTCCGGTCGTCATTTCTAACGAAGCGCATCGCTTTGTGGTAGCTGAGCAGCTCAACCAGATTAACAGCCTCAGCAATAACATCATTCTCGAACCGGTCGGACGTAACACTGCGCCCGCCATCGCGCTGGCGGCATTAGTGGCGAAGCAGAAGCAAGAAGCACAGGGCAGCGATGACGATCCGCTGTTACTGGTGTTAGCGGCAGACCATGTAATTAAAGACATTTCCGCTTTCCAGACGGCGATTAAACAAGCAATCCCGTTGGCGGAAAAGGATTATTTGGTAACTTTCGGAATTGTTCCCTCGTATCCCGAAACCGGCTACGGCTATATTAAACGGGCTGCAGCAATTGAGGATGAGGGATATTCTCAGACTAATTCTGATGTTAGGGAAATCAGTTGGAAAGTCGATGGGTTTGTAGAAAAACCCGATCGTGAAACCGCTGAGAAATATCTGAATAGTGGTGAGTATTACTGGAATAGCGGCATGTTTTTGTTTAAGGCCAGCCGTTATTTAGCTGAACTGCAAACCTTCCGCCCGGATATTTATCACGCGTGCCGTGAGGCGGTAGAGAAAATTGACCCGGATTTAGATTTTATTCGTGTCAACGAGGCGATTTTTTCTCGCTGCCCGGATGAGTCCGTTGACTATGCGGTGATGGAAAAAACGCGCCACGCGGCCGTGGTCCCGCTGGATGCCAACTGGAGCGATGTCGGTTCATGGTCATCCTTGTGGGATATCAGCGAAAAAACTGCGCAAGGGAATGTGTTGCACGGCGACGTGATCAGCCATGACTCCAACAACAGTTATGTTTTTGCGGAACAAGGCTTGGTGTCACTGGTTGGCGTAGATGACTTGGTGGTGGTGCAAACCAAGGATGCCACGCTGGTTGCCCGTAAAGACCGCGTTCAGGACATTAAGAAAGTGGTTGAGCAAATTAAACGCGATGGACGCAAAGAGCACTATATTCACCGCGAAGTCTACCGCCCGTGGGGGAAATATGACTCGATTGATGAAGGGCATCGCTACCAGGTTAAACGGATTACGGTAAAACCGGGCGAACGTCTCTCTTTGCAAATGCATAACCACCGCGCGGAACACTGGATTGTGGTAGCGGGAACCGCAAAAGTTACCCGTGGTGAAGAAACTATTTTACTGACTGAAAATCAGTCGCTTTATATTCCTCTGGGTGAAAAACACTCGCTGGAAAACCCTGGGAAAATTCCGCTTCATTTAATTGAGGTGCGCTCAGGGGCTTACCTGGAGGAGGACGATATTATTCGTTTTGAAGATAAATATGGACGTATCTGA
- a CDS encoding glycosyltransferase family 4 protein, with the protein MQLPKVAIIHDWLVVSGGGEKVLSEIINVFPDADLFSVVDFLPEEQRDIIHHKKVTTTFVQRLPKAKTKYRNYLSLMTYAIEQLDVSAYDIVISSSHAVAKGVITGPDQLHICYCHSPVRYAWDLQHQYLKEANLDKGLKSMIARWMLHRVRLWDYRTANGVDYFIANSKYISRRIKKVYGRHADVIYPNVAVEDFALEENKDDFYFTASRMVPYKKIDLIVEAFGKMPDKKLVVIGEGPQFEKIKAVAKENITLLGYQKFAVLKENMARAKAFVFAAEEDFGIVPVEAQACGTPVIAFGKGGALETVKPVGQPGATGVLFAEQTTESICDAVARFEALEGEITPAQCRENAEKFSTQRFHQELHEYVMTRWDKFQAERGLLPSTEVTKNV; encoded by the coding sequence GTGCAATTACCCAAAGTTGCCATTATTCATGATTGGTTAGTCGTCTCTGGTGGCGGAGAGAAAGTTCTCTCAGAAATAATCAACGTTTTTCCTGATGCAGATTTATTTAGCGTAGTCGATTTCTTACCTGAAGAGCAGCGCGACATTATTCATCATAAAAAAGTCACCACGACGTTTGTCCAACGCCTGCCGAAGGCCAAAACGAAATACAGAAACTATTTATCGTTAATGACCTATGCAATTGAACAGTTGGACGTGTCGGCCTATGACATTGTCATTAGCAGTAGCCACGCGGTTGCGAAAGGGGTGATTACCGGCCCCGATCAGCTTCATATTTGTTATTGCCATTCACCGGTGCGTTATGCGTGGGATTTGCAACATCAATATCTGAAAGAAGCCAATCTCGACAAAGGCTTAAAAAGCATGATCGCCCGTTGGATGCTGCATCGCGTCCGGTTATGGGATTACCGTACTGCGAATGGCGTAGATTATTTTATCGCTAACTCAAAATACATTTCACGCCGTATTAAGAAAGTGTATGGCCGTCATGCGGACGTTATTTATCCTAACGTGGCGGTAGAAGATTTTGCGCTGGAAGAAAATAAAGATGACTTTTATTTTACTGCCTCGCGCATGGTGCCCTATAAGAAAATCGACCTGATTGTGGAAGCATTTGGCAAGATGCCGGACAAAAAACTGGTGGTGATTGGCGAAGGGCCACAGTTTGAAAAAATTAAAGCGGTAGCAAAAGAGAATATTACGCTGCTTGGCTACCAGAAATTTGCCGTATTGAAAGAGAACATGGCGCGCGCGAAAGCGTTTGTCTTCGCCGCAGAAGAGGATTTCGGCATTGTGCCGGTTGAAGCGCAGGCGTGTGGCACGCCAGTGATTGCTTTTGGTAAGGGCGGCGCGCTGGAAACCGTGAAACCGGTCGGCCAACCTGGCGCTACCGGGGTGCTGTTCGCGGAACAAACCACCGAGTCTATCTGTGATGCAGTTGCACGTTTCGAAGCGCTGGAAGGGGAGATTACGCCGGCGCAGTGCCGCGAAAACGCGGAGAAATTCTCCACGCAACGCTTCCATCAAGAGCTACACGAATATGTGATGACGCGCTGGGATAAATTCCAGGCCGAGCGTGGTCTGCTACCTTCGACTGAGGTGACGAAAAATGTCTAA
- a CDS encoding glycosyltransferase, giving the protein MKKIKVLHINDAYEGGGAESVFRDTIKASEALGYETRALYSDGKTNPLSYLYSRKYALQTANAIAEFSPDIVHLHNYYHYLTPSVLHALRRAKKKRAFKVVFTAHDYHLICPNSGFQYFTGSVRNNFDPVRKNLSYLKRFDHRSIIHSLLKCSQHFLNYRLLKLTNTFDVIISPGEFLKSVFKAWGVRQPIEIVRNPVELLPAAATVNQQTGPAERAIELVFIGRLSSEKGLVEFVEKLNKDTQQTINFNIYGQGESEQQLKTMALRSGLKLIFHGFRPREEVITHLYRYDVFVLPSVWYENAPISIVEAASAGLPVLVPNYGGLKEMAELTHYPVEFDYQHNDLGEKIDQAFSHRQLNTLRDTTLFSFETYQARLKTIYQRLIGNNPQES; this is encoded by the coding sequence ATGAAAAAAATAAAAGTCCTGCATATTAATGATGCCTATGAAGGCGGCGGCGCGGAGTCGGTATTTCGTGATACCATAAAAGCCAGTGAAGCACTGGGGTATGAGACCAGAGCACTGTATTCCGATGGGAAAACCAATCCGCTATCCTATTTATATTCAAGAAAATACGCCCTGCAAACGGCGAACGCTATTGCTGAATTTTCGCCCGATATTGTTCATCTGCATAATTACTACCATTATCTCACGCCTTCGGTACTACATGCGTTACGTCGTGCGAAAAAGAAACGAGCGTTTAAAGTGGTGTTTACCGCACATGATTACCATTTGATTTGCCCTAATAGCGGCTTTCAATACTTTACCGGTAGCGTGCGCAATAATTTCGATCCAGTACGCAAGAATCTTAGCTATTTAAAGCGCTTCGACCATCGCTCGATAATTCATTCTTTATTGAAGTGTTCGCAACATTTCCTTAATTATCGACTGTTAAAATTGACCAACACCTTTGATGTGATTATTTCCCCCGGCGAATTCCTGAAAAGCGTATTTAAGGCATGGGGAGTGCGTCAGCCGATTGAAATCGTCCGTAATCCGGTTGAGCTGTTACCGGCCGCCGCGACGGTTAATCAGCAGACCGGGCCGGCTGAACGAGCCATTGAACTGGTGTTTATTGGCCGTTTGTCTAGCGAGAAAGGGTTGGTTGAATTTGTTGAGAAGTTGAATAAAGACACACAGCAGACGATTAATTTCAATATTTACGGTCAGGGCGAGAGTGAACAGCAATTAAAAACCATGGCGCTAAGAAGCGGCCTGAAGCTGATTTTTCATGGCTTCCGCCCACGCGAAGAGGTGATTACCCATCTCTATCGCTACGATGTTTTTGTTCTACCTTCGGTGTGGTATGAAAATGCGCCTATCTCAATCGTTGAAGCAGCAAGCGCCGGTTTGCCGGTGCTGGTGCCGAATTATGGCGGTTTGAAGGAGATGGCGGAACTGACCCATTATCCGGTTGAATTTGATTATCAGCACAATGATCTTGGCGAAAAAATCGACCAGGCATTTAGTCACCGCCAGCTAAACACGCTGCGTGATACCACCCTTTTTTCTTTTGAAACGTATCAGGCGCGCCTTAAAACTATTTATCAGCGCCTTATCGGGAACAATCCACAGGAGAGTTAA